One Gemmatimonadales bacterium genomic region harbors:
- a CDS encoding tyrosine recombinase XerC, producing MSDNATLLSDFLDHLARERDQSPNTVAAYRRDLTAFARFAGHFYGEWTWASVDRLGVRGYLGDFERRGLTRRSAARALSALRSFYRFLAVHHGVSNGVARAARIPKIEKRLPTHLRREQTAAVFQAAETGGVEGRFGPVRDWAMLELFYSSGLRLSELAGADLRDLDLLSNQIRVRGKGRKERIVPVGRQAETALRRYLETREALLRDVRGDRQALFLSRRGTRLTPRSVQRRIHGLYRAAGVEGQRVHSLRHTFATDLMDAGADLRAVQELLGHASLGTTQIYTHTSVERLKDVYRKAHPRAG from the coding sequence GTGAGCGACAACGCCACGCTGCTCAGCGACTTCCTCGACCATCTGGCGCGGGAGCGGGATCAGTCACCCAACACTGTGGCAGCGTACCGCCGCGACCTGACCGCCTTTGCCCGGTTTGCCGGGCACTTCTACGGCGAATGGACCTGGGCATCGGTCGATCGACTTGGCGTGCGTGGCTACCTGGGCGACTTCGAGCGACGCGGCTTGACTCGTCGATCGGCGGCGCGGGCGCTCTCCGCGTTGCGCTCGTTCTACCGATTTCTGGCCGTGCACCACGGTGTCAGCAACGGCGTGGCCCGAGCAGCGCGGATTCCCAAGATCGAGAAACGACTGCCGACACACCTCAGGCGTGAGCAGACGGCGGCGGTGTTCCAGGCCGCTGAGACGGGCGGGGTCGAGGGTCGTTTCGGGCCGGTGCGGGATTGGGCCATGCTCGAACTGTTCTATTCGAGCGGCTTACGCCTCTCGGAACTCGCCGGGGCCGACCTTCGAGATCTCGATCTGCTCTCGAATCAGATTCGGGTGCGAGGTAAGGGCCGGAAAGAGCGGATTGTTCCGGTAGGCAGGCAGGCCGAGACGGCGCTTCGGCGGTACCTCGAGACTCGCGAGGCCCTGCTCCGCGACGTTCGGGGCGATCGCCAGGCCCTGTTCCTCTCCCGTCGGGGTACCCGGTTGACGCCCCGGAGCGTGCAGCGGCGGATTCACGGGCTCTACCGGGCGGCTGGAGTCGAAGGGCAGCGCGTTCATTCGCTCCGACATACCTTTGCGACGGATCTGATGGATGCGGGGGCCGACCTCCGGGCCGTTCAGGAACTGCTGGGGCATGCCTCGCTCGGCACCACGCAGATCTACACGCACACCAGCGTCGAGCGACTCAAAGACGTTTATCGCAAGGCCCACCCTCGGGCGGGCTAG
- the hslV gene encoding ATP-dependent protease subunit HslV: protein MGQPIEFHGTTIVCVRKDGRVALGGDGQVTIGDTVMKATANKVRLLKSGRVVAGFAGSVADALTLFERFEEKLDRYPANLPRAAVELAKDWRGDRMLRRLEALLLAADLEHTYLLSGSGEVFEADDGVLAVGSGGNFALAAARALLPDPGKSARDIVERSLEIAAEICIYSNRNLTILELPVRP, encoded by the coding sequence ATGGGACAACCGATAGAATTTCATGGTACTACCATCGTCTGCGTTCGAAAGGACGGCCGAGTTGCCCTGGGCGGCGACGGGCAGGTGACGATTGGGGATACCGTCATGAAGGCCACCGCCAACAAAGTTCGCCTGCTAAAGAGCGGCCGTGTGGTGGCCGGCTTTGCGGGCTCGGTGGCCGATGCGCTGACCCTGTTTGAGCGCTTCGAAGAGAAGCTCGATCGCTATCCTGCCAATCTGCCGCGGGCAGCGGTGGAGCTCGCCAAAGACTGGCGGGGCGACCGAATGCTGCGCCGGCTCGAAGCCCTGTTGCTGGCCGCCGATCTCGAACACACCTACCTCCTGAGCGGTTCGGGTGAGGTGTTCGAAGCGGATGACGGCGTACTTGCGGTCGGGTCCGGGGGCAATTTTGCGCTGGCGGCTGCGCGTGCGCTCTTGCCGGATCCCGGCAAATCGGCGCGAGATATCGTCGAGCGGTCGCTCGAGATCGCGGCGGAAATCTGCATCTACTCCAATCGCAATCTGACCATCCTCGAACTGCCGGTCCGGCCATGA
- the hslU gene encoding ATP-dependent protease ATPase subunit HslU, whose protein sequence is MPPRQIVAELDRYIVGQQAAKRAIAIAVRNRWRRSQAPEGIRDEITPSNIILIGPTGVGKTEIARRLARLAGAPFVKVEASKFTEVGYVGRDVETMVRDLVDAAINLVRTEREDEVYDQAERKADERLLDLLLPPVPPPPPPPAAQPSETPGVFVVSPTGAVSKEATEEDDRRTRSREKLRQLLIDGKLDDREVDIEVQAQNYPSLDMMPQPPQHMEGADVNWGEWLQEMLPKRKKRRTVRIPEARRILTDEELRRMVDMDDVINEALDRVENHGILFIDEIDKIAGERSRAGGPDISREGVQRDLLPIVEGSTVQTRYGYVRTDHVLFIAAGAFHVSKPSDLIPELQGRFPIRVELTSLTEDDFIRIMKEPENALTKQYQALVAAEGATLEFTDDGIAEIARIAGLANERMENIGARRLHTVMSTLMDEVLFELPDYGSPILMNGEKVKERLAKVVGDDDLRRYIL, encoded by the coding sequence ATGCCGCCGCGGCAGATCGTCGCTGAGCTGGATCGCTACATCGTCGGTCAGCAGGCTGCCAAGCGAGCGATTGCGATCGCGGTCCGGAATCGCTGGCGTCGGAGTCAGGCCCCCGAGGGCATCCGGGACGAGATCACGCCATCGAACATCATTCTGATCGGACCGACCGGGGTTGGAAAAACGGAAATCGCCCGGCGGCTGGCTCGGCTGGCGGGGGCCCCGTTCGTCAAAGTCGAGGCCTCCAAGTTCACCGAAGTCGGCTATGTCGGTCGCGACGTCGAGACCATGGTGCGCGACCTGGTCGATGCGGCCATCAATCTCGTGCGTACTGAGCGGGAGGACGAGGTCTACGACCAGGCGGAGCGCAAGGCCGATGAGCGTCTGCTCGACCTGCTGCTTCCTCCGGTGCCGCCGCCGCCACCACCTCCAGCAGCTCAGCCGTCGGAAACGCCCGGCGTGTTCGTGGTCTCGCCGACCGGTGCCGTGTCCAAGGAGGCCACAGAAGAAGACGACCGCCGGACCCGGTCACGGGAAAAGCTGAGGCAGCTGCTGATCGACGGCAAGCTCGACGATCGCGAAGTCGACATCGAGGTTCAGGCGCAGAACTATCCCTCGCTCGACATGATGCCGCAGCCGCCGCAACACATGGAGGGCGCCGACGTCAACTGGGGCGAGTGGCTCCAGGAAATGCTGCCCAAGCGAAAAAAGCGGCGGACGGTGCGGATCCCGGAAGCGCGCCGCATCCTGACCGATGAAGAGCTTCGCCGCATGGTCGACATGGACGATGTGATCAACGAGGCCCTCGATCGAGTCGAGAATCACGGCATCCTGTTCATCGACGAAATCGACAAGATCGCCGGCGAACGCTCGCGAGCCGGCGGGCCGGACATCTCGCGCGAGGGCGTCCAGCGGGACCTGCTGCCGATCGTGGAAGGCTCCACGGTGCAGACGCGGTACGGATACGTGCGCACCGACCACGTGCTGTTCATCGCGGCCGGTGCATTCCACGTGTCCAAGCCGTCGGATCTGATCCCTGAGTTGCAGGGACGTTTTCCGATTCGGGTCGAACTCACGTCGCTGACGGAAGACGACTTCATCCGGATCATGAAGGAGCCGGAGAATGCGCTGACCAAGCAGTATCAGGCGCTGGTCGCGGCCGAAGGCGCGACACTCGAGTTTACCGATGACGGTATTGCGGAAATTGCCCGGATCGCGGGCCTGGCCAACGAGCGGATGGAAAACATCGGTGCCCGTCGGTTACATACCGTGATGTCGACCCTGATGGACGAAGTGCTGTTCGAGCTGCCCGACTATGGCAGCCCGATCCTGATGAACGGCGAGAAGGTCAAAGAGCGGCTCGCCAAAGTCGTTGGCGACGACGATCTGAGACGCTATATCCTGTAG
- a CDS encoding YbaN family protein produces the protein MNGTGPGDLADGKSLATSRSRRWAYVMAGHTFVALGIIGAFLPIMPTTIFLILAASCYGKGSARLHRKLMSHPTFGPILLDWEANRAMTVRTKVIAISAIVVGFAIGAYYIPLWWIRIIHVTIGLALISYLLSVKTRR, from the coding sequence GTGAACGGAACTGGTCCTGGCGACCTGGCCGACGGAAAATCCCTCGCCACGAGCCGGAGCAGGCGGTGGGCGTATGTCATGGCAGGACATACGTTTGTCGCCCTGGGCATCATCGGTGCGTTCCTCCCGATCATGCCCACGACCATTTTTCTGATCCTGGCCGCCTCGTGCTACGGCAAGGGCTCCGCTCGGCTGCACCGCAAGCTGATGAGCCACCCCACCTTCGGCCCGATCCTGCTCGACTGGGAAGCCAATCGGGCCATGACGGTCCGAACCAAGGTGATCGCGATCAGCGCCATCGTGGTCGGCTTTGCGATTGGGGCCTACTACATCCCGCTCTGGTGGATCCGGATCATCCACGTCACGATCGGGCTGGCCCTGATCAGCTACCTGCTCAGCGTCAAAACCCGACGCTGA
- a CDS encoding amidohydrolase family protein — protein MRLVPSLFIAGVVGLAGATVVTAQRPAQFGPGARQFIAVDVPTVAFTNVRVIDGLGTAARDNQTVVVAGGKITAVGPAGSVAVPAGARTFDGNGKTLMPGMVGLHDHSYYTTAAGRAVQSNYSAPLLYLAAGVTTIRTTGANNPYAELNLKRSIESGGFPGPRLFITGPYLTGQRLGLGSTMVAINSEEEARRVVTYWAQEGVSWLKFYTGVSRAAMKAAIEEGHKHGLKFTGHLCSVPYQEAVALGIDALEHGLFANSDYDKTRKPDECSPNLNQSFIGLDVNSPEVKKTFQTLIDRQVPMTSTLVVYELFVPNRPPLEQRTLDAMSADARTEYLTSRARIAESNGGIPLEIFKTGMKYEYAFAKAGGLLGSGVDPTGNGGALFGYGNQRNVELLVEAGFTPVEAIQIATSNGAKALGIFGETGSIQVGKNADLVLVTGNPAQKVTDIKNVEIVFRDGVGYDVAKMVEAVRGQVGVR, from the coding sequence ATGCGTCTCGTTCCTTCCCTGTTCATTGCCGGCGTCGTCGGGCTGGCCGGCGCGACCGTCGTCACGGCGCAACGGCCGGCGCAGTTCGGTCCCGGCGCGCGCCAGTTCATTGCTGTCGATGTTCCGACAGTCGCCTTCACCAACGTTCGTGTCATCGACGGCCTGGGTACGGCGGCGCGCGACAATCAGACGGTGGTCGTTGCGGGCGGGAAGATCACGGCCGTGGGGCCGGCCGGGTCGGTTGCGGTGCCGGCGGGGGCGAGAACCTTCGATGGCAACGGGAAGACCCTGATGCCGGGCATGGTGGGCCTCCATGACCACAGCTACTACACCACGGCAGCGGGTCGAGCCGTGCAGTCGAACTACTCTGCGCCACTACTCTACCTCGCGGCCGGAGTGACCACGATCCGAACCACGGGCGCCAACAATCCCTACGCCGAACTCAACCTGAAGCGGTCGATCGAGTCGGGTGGCTTTCCCGGTCCCCGCCTCTTTATCACCGGCCCGTATCTGACCGGCCAGCGGCTCGGCCTCGGCAGCACCATGGTCGCGATCAACAGCGAGGAAGAGGCCCGGCGGGTGGTGACCTACTGGGCACAGGAGGGAGTCAGCTGGCTCAAGTTCTATACTGGGGTGAGTCGGGCGGCCATGAAGGCGGCTATCGAAGAAGGCCACAAGCATGGCCTCAAGTTCACCGGCCACCTTTGCTCCGTGCCCTACCAGGAGGCGGTTGCCCTCGGCATCGACGCGCTCGAACACGGCTTGTTTGCCAACTCGGACTACGACAAGACCCGGAAGCCCGACGAGTGCTCGCCGAATCTGAACCAGAGCTTCATCGGACTCGACGTCAACAGCCCGGAGGTCAAGAAGACCTTCCAGACGCTGATCGATCGTCAGGTGCCGATGACGTCGACCCTCGTCGTCTACGAGCTGTTCGTGCCGAATCGGCCGCCCCTCGAGCAGCGGACCCTCGACGCCATGTCGGCGGATGCGCGGACCGAGTACCTCACCTCGCGGGCCCGGATCGCGGAGAGCAACGGCGGCATTCCGCTCGAGATCTTCAAGACGGGTATGAAGTACGAGTACGCCTTCGCCAAGGCGGGCGGCCTACTGGGCTCGGGTGTCGACCCGACCGGTAACGGTGGGGCCCTGTTCGGCTATGGCAACCAGCGCAACGTCGAACTCCTGGTCGAAGCGGGCTTTACTCCGGTCGAGGCGATTCAGATCGCCACCTCCAATGGGGCCAAGGCACTGGGCATCTTCGGAGAGACCGGATCGATTCAGGTTGGCAAGAACGCGGATCTCGTGCTGGTGACCGGGAACCCGGCCCAGAAGGTGACCGACATCAAGAACGTCGAGATCGTCTTCCGCGACGGCGTCGGGTACGACGTCGCCAAGATGGTCGAGGCGGTGCGAGGCCAGGTCGGCGTCCGCTGA